A region from the Polaribacter sp. Hel1_33_78 genome encodes:
- the pgi gene encoding glucose-6-phosphate isomerase, whose product MALKNINPTTTESWRKLINHFKDIKDINIKDLSKDENRKADFSIEFDDLLVDFSKNRITKETINLLVALAKEVGLKEAIESQYSGEEINVTEGRAVLHTALRSTSDEPVFVHGKNIKPQIQAALRKIKSFSNKVISGKWKGYTGKSITDVVNIGIGGSDLGPDMIVESLQFYKNQLTTHFVSNVDGDHVSEVIKKLNPETTLFVIVSKTFTTQETITNSETIKNWFLKSATIFDIPKHFVAVSTNLEAVDNFGIDKNNVFPMWNWVGGRFSLWSAVGLSISLSVGFDNYKALLEGAEEMDIHFKNTDFDKNIPVVLALISIWYNNFYLAETEAVLPYSQYLKKLPDYLQQAIMESNGKGVDRNGDAIDYQTGTIVWGSTGTNMQHAFMQLVHQGTKLIPADFIGYKESLYGLTDHHNKLMANYYGQMEALAFGKSKEEVHLELKFSGDEDKINQLLPFKVFEGNRPSNAILFDKLTPRSLGKLIALYEHKIFTQGILWNIYSYDQFGVELGKELAKKLLKNK is encoded by the coding sequence ATGGCTTTAAAAAACATCAACCCAACAACAACAGAATCTTGGAGAAAATTAATAAATCATTTTAAGGATATTAAAGATATCAATATTAAAGATTTGAGTAAAGACGAAAATAGAAAAGCAGATTTTTCTATAGAATTTGATGATTTACTAGTAGATTTTTCTAAAAATAGAATTACAAAAGAAACAATTAATTTACTAGTAGCATTAGCAAAAGAAGTCGGTTTAAAAGAAGCTATTGAAAGTCAATATTCAGGAGAAGAAATTAATGTAACAGAGGGAAGAGCAGTTTTACACACAGCATTAAGAAGTACTTCTGATGAACCGGTTTTTGTCCACGGTAAAAATATTAAGCCTCAGATACAAGCAGCTTTAAGGAAAATTAAAAGTTTTTCGAATAAAGTTATTTCTGGAAAATGGAAAGGATATACAGGAAAATCAATTACGGATGTTGTAAATATTGGAATTGGAGGTTCTGACCTCGGGCCAGATATGATTGTTGAGTCTTTACAATTTTATAAAAACCAATTAACAACTCATTTTGTTTCTAATGTTGACGGAGATCATGTCTCTGAAGTAATTAAGAAATTAAATCCGGAAACTACCTTATTTGTAATAGTTTCTAAAACATTTACAACTCAGGAAACTATTACAAATTCGGAAACAATTAAAAATTGGTTTTTAAAATCAGCAACAATTTTTGATATTCCAAAACACTTCGTGGCCGTTTCTACAAATTTAGAAGCAGTAGATAATTTTGGAATTGATAAAAATAACGTTTTTCCCATGTGGAATTGGGTTGGAGGGCGTTTTTCACTCTGGTCTGCGGTAGGTTTGTCTATCAGTTTGTCCGTTGGGTTTGACAATTATAAGGCTCTTTTAGAAGGGGCGGAAGAAATGGATATCCATTTCAAAAATACAGACTTTGATAAAAACATACCAGTAGTGTTAGCGTTGATTAGCATTTGGTATAATAATTTTTATTTAGCAGAAACAGAAGCAGTTTTACCTTATTCTCAATATTTAAAGAAATTACCAGATTATTTGCAACAAGCAATCATGGAAAGTAATGGGAAAGGCGTAGATAGAAATGGAGATGCCATTGATTACCAAACGGGAACTATTGTTTGGGGTAGTACTGGTACAAATATGCAACATGCATTTATGCAATTAGTTCATCAAGGTACAAAGTTAATTCCTGCAGATTTTATTGGTTACAAAGAATCTTTATATGGTTTAACAGACCACCATAATAAATTGATGGCAAATTATTATGGACAAATGGAAGCTTTGGCTTTTGGTAAAAGTAAAGAAGAGGTTCATTTAGAATTAAAATTCTCGGGTGATGAAGATAAAATAAATCAATTACTACCTTTTAAAGTTTTTGAGGGAAATAGACCGAGTAATGCAATCCTTTTCGATAAATTAACACCACGATCTTTAGGGAAATTGATAGCACTTTATGAACATAAAATTTTCACGCAAGGAATTTTATGGAACATATATAGTTATGATCAATTTGGTGTGGAATTAGGGAAAGAATTAGCCAAGAAGCTATTGAAAAACAAATAG